Proteins encoded by one window of Channa argus isolate prfri chromosome 1, Channa argus male v1.0, whole genome shotgun sequence:
- the LOC137132892 gene encoding zinc finger protein Gfi-1b-like, translating into MSTPLLFRAFVNEKLTAAVDEIFQVFKSTISKYEEEASSSKQEIERLRGLLQEFVSNQKTAEACQSFICKAETPPQQYHSELELCLSIDQRDPESQHIKKEDIEEFKDANALYPTCLPVWENNEQNDLKSTLLPQTQNCEMEEQFQELQKTKTLQFVLPGTSSLSLETHIQSKRVQDGRKSERPPEYYSSNQTQTEQQRRSLMTSRESSELSQFNVIAPNHYCHLCDKSFSSNHHLINHAFRMHSKYPAVLCAVCGKTLESTDSLNVHLKSHKSSKCCHVCGKYYKNTTSLTDHIASHTGAKLHCCHVCGKGCRRKGDLKIHMRIHTGEKPFCCSYCHKNFTHSGHLKKHIRSHTGERPHRCEVCGRGFLQSTHLKYHLGTHR; encoded by the exons atgtcaactcCGCTGCTTTTCAGGGCGTTTGTAAACGAGAAGCTGACTGCTGCTGTCGACGAAATATTTCAGGTGTTTAAGAGCacaatttcaaaatatgaaGAAGAAGCCTCCAGCTCCAAGCAGGAGATTGAACGGCTCAGAGGTCTGCTGCAGGAGTTCGTGTCAAACCAGAAAACTGCAG aggCCTGTCAGTCATTCATCTGTAAAGCCGAAACTCCCCCTCAGCAGTACCACAGTGAGCTGGAGCTCTGCCTCAGTATAGATCAGAGGGACCCAGAGTCTCAACATATTAAAAAGGAAGACATTGAAGAGTTTAAAGATGCTAATGCCTTGTATCCAACTTGTTTACCTGTCTGGGAGAATAATGAGCAGAATGACTTAAAATCCACTTTGCTACCTCAGACTCAAAACTGTGAAATGGAGGAGCAATTTCAAGAGTTGCAGAAAACCAAAACTCTACAGTTTGTGCTACCTGGCACTTCAtctctatctttagaaactcaCATCCAAAGTAAAAGGGTCCAAGATGGTAGAAAAAGTGAAAGACCTCCTGAATATTATTCATCAaatcagacacaaacagaacaacaacGGCGTTCCTTAATGACTTCCAGAGAGTCCAGTGAGCTCTCTCAGTTCAATGTAATTGCACCGAACCATTATTGCCACTTGTGTGACAAATCTTTTTCCTCTAATCATCACTTGATAAATCATGCTTTCCGCATGCATTCAAAGTACCCAGCTGtcctgtgtgctgtgtgtggaaAAACCTTAGAGTCCACTGATAGTCTTAATGTACACCTTAAATCACACAAGAGCTCAAAATGTTGTCATGTGTGTGGTAAGTACTACAAAAACACCACCTCCCTGACTGATCACATTGCCAGCCACACTGGGGCGAAACTGCATTGCTGTCATGTCTGTGGGAAAGGGTGCAGGCGAAAAGGCGATTTGAAGATACATATGAGGATTCACACGGGTGAGAAGCCGTTCTGCTGCTCATACTGTCATAAAAACTTCACCCACAGTGGACATCTAAAAAAGCACATAAGGAGCCACACAGGAGAGAGGCCACACCGGTGTGAAGTTTGTGGCAGAGGATTTCTACAGAGTACGCACCTAAAATACCACTTAGGGACTCATCGTTAG